The Corynebacterium occultum sequence GCGGTGTCCCTGGATCAGGTGTGGGTGGAGGAGCTGCCCGCCCAGGCCGGTATCGACTATGTCGAACCGGGCCTGATGATCTTCGAACAGTCCATCTCCTCCGGTTGTGGGGCAGCTTCGGCCGCAACCGGCCCCTTCTACTGCCCCAGTGATCAGACCGCCTACTTCGACACCTCCTTCTTCGCTCAGCTGGAGGAGCTCGGTGGCGAGGATGCCCCGCTGGCGCAGGAATATATCGTGGCCCACGAGTTCGGCCATCACATCCAGCACCTGGAGGGCACCCTGGGGATGAGCGACTACAACAACCCCGGCGCGGAATCCAATGCGGTGAAGATCGAGGTGCAGGCGGACTGTTACGGCGGGATCTGGGCGCATTATGCCGATGATGGGGAGGATGCCCTGTTGGAGACCATCACCAGGGAGCAGTTGGCTGATGCGATGGCCACCGCCGGTGCGGTCGGTGATGATAATATCCAGCGTCGCTCCGGGGGTGAGGTGTCTCCGGAGAGTTGGACCCATGGTTCTTCGGAGCAGCGTCAGCAGGCCTTCATGACCGGTTATGAAACTGGTTCGATGGCTGCCTGCGACACGCTGGAGCGTGGGGTCTACAACCCCTAGGGTTGCTGGTCCTCTCCCCCGGTCACCGTGTCCTGGTGGCCGGGGGTTTTGCGGTGCCTGCTTGACGACGCAGCGTGCCCCGGGGGGTGCAGGTCGTGCTGGTTCGCTCCGGCGTCCCCGGGATTCGGCGGGGTCGTCGAGTAGCCCAGGCGTTGGCGTTCTTCGGCGATGATTTCGGCGGCGAGGGTGGCTTCACTGATGTCGACGGCGTCGTGGATGGCGGCGGATTCACTGGGCCGGGCGTAGGTGTCGAAGAGTCGGCGTTTATCGGCGAGCATGTCAAGCATGCGTTCTTCGGCGGTGTCATCGGCGACCAGGCGGTGAACCTGAACGGTGGAGATCTGGCCCATGCGGTGGACGCGGGCGATGGCTTGGGCTTCGATGCTTGGTTTGACCTGGGGTTCGGCGATGATGACGACGCTGGCGGACTGGATGTTGAGGCCCACTCCGCCAGCGGTGATCTGAATCAGCAGGACGGAGCCGGCGGGAGCGTCAGCGAGGGCGTCAATCAGGTCCTGGCGCCTGGTGGGTGGCACGGATCCGGAGATGGTGCCCAGCACCTGCTCCCCCAGTTCTTCCGCCAGGCGGGAGAGAACTTCTCGAAAGTAGGTGAAGATGATGGCTTTGCGACCAGCTTCGGTGGTTTCTTCGAGGATTTCGCGGATCCGGGTGAGTTTGGCGGGTTCGACGCCGGGGGTGGAGAATGCGGCCCGGCGAATGTCCATCCAGCTGCCTTCCCCAACGGCGGTGGCGTAGTGGCGTTGGTCGGCGTCGTTGAGTTGCACCCAGTCGATCTGGTCCATTTTCTCGGGCAGTTCATCAAGTACTTCTACCTGGTTGCGGCGCAGGTAGGCGGGGGCGATGTGTTTGCGGAAATCAGTGGCGGACATGGTGGCCATGGCCGGTGTGATCAGCTCGGGCTGGAGGTAGTTGATGAGGGCGGCGAACTCGGAGACGCGGTTTTCCAGGGGGGTTCCGCTCATCAGCAGGGCGTACGTGGCCCGCGTGATCAGTGTCTGGAGGGCGCGGGAGCGTTGGGTCTCCGGATTTTTGATCATGTGTGCTTCATCCACGATGATCATGTCGATGCGGCCGATGTCGAGGGTGCGGGCTCCATCGAAGGTGCACACCAGGATTCCGCCGCTGCCCCGCCACTGGCCGAGGGCGGTGTCCTTGTCACTGCCGTGGGCACGGTGAACCGGTAGGTCGGTGAAGCGGTGGGATTCCCGCACCCAGTTGCCCAGCAGGGAAGCCGGGCAGACCACCAGCAGGTGGGCAGATTTTTGTCTTTCTTTCTCGACACCGGCGGCGATGTGGGCGGCTGCTGCGAGAGCCTGCACGGTTTTTCCCAGCCCCATTTCATCCCCGAGGAGGACCTTGCGTTGCACGATGACAAAGCGTGCCCCGAAGGACTGGTAACCACGTAGCCGCAGGTCTTTGAGGTGGCTGCGATCCAGGCGTAGTGCCCGGACTCTTGCGAGGGTGTCTCCGGCCAGGTCACCGCCACCTTCGACCTCCAATTGGAGGAGGCTGACCAGGAGTCCCTGGTAGTGGGCGGGGCGGGTGAGGTAGTCCTCCCAGGCGCTCATGCCCTGAAGGGGCCGGGAACGCAGATCTTTCGCTGGCCGGAAGGGTGCGGGGTGCGCCCTGGCCCAGGCGAGGTCATCGGTGTAGCGCTGCCAGAGCTGGTTCTCGGCCTCGGGGGTGTTGAGAACCACGGTCCAGGGATCCGGGGAGTCCGTGAGGGGAAGGTGTTCAGTGTCCTCCAACACCCGGTTCCGGCGGTCCCTCTCCAGCTCGTCGAGACTGTTGAGGGCATCGAATTGGGCCAGGATGGCCAGTAGTCGCAGTGCTGCGGTGGTGGGTGTGTCACCGATGGCGGTGTGGTGTGCCGCGAGTGCCTCGCGGTGCAGGGTCTGGGCGGCAGCCTTCATTCTTTTTGCGGTGACCTCACCGATGCCGTTGAGGGCGATCAGCTCGCGCTGGCTGGCATTCAGGACATCGGCGACGCTGTTGTACCCGTGGGTTGAGAGGTCGGGGAAGCGCAGGCGTTCCCGGGTGGCGGTGCGCAGGGCCTCCACCGGCAGTTGGCGCAGCAGCACCTCAACTCTTTCACCGTTGAGCGCATTGAGCGCCGCTTGGGCGCCCTGGCGTAGTTTCGGTTCGCTGTGGGGGTCTGTCCGGAGGGCCTGGGCCAGGCGCAGCACCGGCTGGATCTGGGACTGCTCCCACTGGAGGAATACGGGGTTTTCGGTGCCGAGGGCCTGGGCCAGGGCGTGCCGGGCCCCGGCGATCAGGTGGTCCGGGGTGCCGTGGGAACCGGGGAAGAGCCGGACTCCGACTCGTTGCAGGGTTTCGGCGCGCTGGAATTTATCCAGCAGCGTTCCTGCGTCCGTGAGCAGGCCCCGGCGGTTCGGGTCCGCCAGCATGGCCTGCATCTGCGCGGCGGCTTCCTGGCCAGCTTTAACCCGGTTGCCACCGAAGAGTCGACCGAGCAGACCCGGCGCGGCATGGGTGGCCTTTTCCCGGAGTTCGGGCAGTTCCCGACAGGTGTGGATCACCTGGACCAGAGTGTCGGCGGCATGGGGGTGGTGGGAGAACTCGAGGTGGAGGTAGAGGCTCTCAGGCCAGGTGAGGGCTCCGTGCGGGAGGATGTCCACCCGGAATTCTGCTTCTTCGAGGCGCGCTCCGGAGAGGATGGTGCCAGCGGTGGCTGTTTCTCCGGAGCCGAGGCAGCCCACTGCTTCTTCGGCTTCCTGCGCCACGGCGATGGCCCGGTCGGCTGCGGCCAGGATTGCTTCGAGTTGTGTTTTCTCCACCCTTGTCACCTGGCTGATTCTGCCAGAGGGGCGAAAGTGTCTCTCAGATGCTCCCCCGCGGAGTCTGAAAATGGTCTGACCTGTCATTGATTTTTTCATGATTTTTAGCACATAATTAAAAGGTTATACTTACGCCTCGGTATATTAATTTTTACTGACATAATTTATCTTCAAGCGTTGCGGGCACTGATGGGTTCCCCCCTTCATTCAGCTGACTAATTTGCCGGAGTAGGGAAACATCAGCCGTGTACCTCCCCGGTGGCTGAAATTGCACCGGGACACCCCCCTGCGAAGAACATGGGCCACTCCGCCAGATGGCGAAAGGCATGGCCGGAAGGGATCGACCAAGATATGCGTGCGGATGCCCGTGAGAGAAGAGAACGCATCATCAACACCGCCTGCAACCTGTTGCGCGGCCGGGATATCGAAGGCCTGACGTTGGAGGAGGTGGCTCGGGCCGCAGGCGTGGGGATTGCCACCCTCTACCGTAATTTCCCGAACCGCCAGGCACTCTGGCATGCCTGCATCGAACACCTGATGCATGAAGTCAATGAGCTGCAGAGAGTGTTCCTGGAAGATTTCGCCAGCGAACCAGTGGATCCGTTGCCTCTCTGGCACAGCTTTGTGCGGGATCTGGCCAGACTCGGCCTGGGGGCACTGGCGCAGGTCATGACCCCTGATAATTTCCAGCAGCTCCCCCCGGGAATGCGGGAACTGCAGGCCGCCAATGATGTGCAGGGCAGGCAGGTACTCACCCTGGTGCAGGAGGCTGGCCTGGTTCATTCCCACATCACCCCCCACACCCTGCTCAAGGGGCTGATCATCCTGTCCCGGACGGCGGAGCCCACGTCCCCGGGCGCGATTCCCGAGCTCAACCGCCAGCTGCTCCGCGTCTATCTCGCCGGTCTGCGCCAGGGTCCGGAGGAACTGGTTCTGGACCCACTGCCGGAGCAGATGGACGGTGAACACCTGGGTGTCACCTTCCCGACGCAGGAGAGTTAAACCCGCAACCACCCCTTACCCGCCGCCCTCCCCCGGTCTGGACATCTGGCCCAGCAGGGCCGGGCGTCGACCATTAACCTCGGCCTGGTGAAAGAGAATTCCTCGACTCCCAGGTCCCCCAACCGCGCCATTCCTTTCCTGGCGGCCTTCAATGACATCGAGAACCATCTGCGCAATGAATTGAGCGCCAGGAAGTCGGATGGTTTCAGCTGGATGGTGCGGTTGGCGGCACGAAAGAGCCTGATCTCGGACACCCATTCCGAGGCGCTGCAGGCCTTTGCGGATCTGCGCAACGCGATCAGCCACGGCACCTACCGGGATCACCGCCCCATTGCGGAACCGCTGCCGGAAACGGTGGACGAGATCTCCCGGATCCGGGATCTACTGCTGGATCCTCCGTTGGCGCTGAACGTGCTGGGCCCCCACCAGGTGCAGTCCTTCAGTCCGGAAGATGATGTCCGCCAGGCGCTGGGGATCATCCGGCAGAGCACGATCTCCCAGTTTCCGATCTATGAGGGCGATACCTTCCGGGCACTGTTGACCACCAACACCATCGCCCGGTGGGTGGCAGCCGACCTGGATGACAATGACCATCTGGATGCCCGGAGCATTGGGGAGGTGCTGGATTTCGCCGAGGACAATGATGATGCGGTCTTCCTCTCCCGGCAGGCCACGGCCCGGGAGGTGTTGGAGGAGCTGACCGTTCCGGACCGGTCGGGCAGGCTGCCCCGGGCGGTGTTGATCACCGAACACGGGCGGCGGGATCAGCGCCCGATCCGCGTGATCGGGGGTTCTGACCTGGCATTTCTGCTGGAGGCGGTGGAGTAGTGGGCCAGGCTGCGGGCGGGGGGCGTCGCAACGCTCAGTGGCGCCGGGGAATACTTTGAGACTATAGTTGTTGACATAACAACAAACCTTTTTGAATTCCCGATTTAGGAGCACCCCCATGCAGTTCGGCATCTTCACCATCGGTGACGTGACCACCGACCCGACCACCGGTAAGACCCCCACCGAGCATGAGCGCATCAACGCCATCACCCAGATCGCACTCAAGGCCGAGGAGGTCGGCCTGGATGTCTTCGCCACCGGCCAGCACCATAACCCCCCCTTCGTACCCTCCGCCCCGACCACCCATCTGGCCTATATCGCCGCCCAGACCAAGAACCTGAAGCTGTCCACCGCGACCACCCTGATCACCACCACCGACCCGGTGCGCATCGCTGAGGACTACTCCTTCCTGCAGCACCTCTCCAACGGTCGTGTGGACCTGATGATGGGCCGCGGCAACACCGGACCGGTCTACCCCTGGTTCGGCAAGGACATCCGCCAGGGTATCCCCCTGGCCATCGAGAACTACCATCTGCTGCGTCGCCTCTGGCGCGAGAAGAACGTGAACTGGCAGGGCAAGTTCCGCACCCCGCTGCAGGGATTCACCACCACCCCCTTCCCGCTTGACGACGTCGCGCCCTTCGTCTGGCACGGCTCCATCCGCTCCGTGCAGATCGCCGAGCAGGCCGCCTTCTACGGCGACGGCTTCTTCCACAACAACATCTTCTGGAACAAGGAACACACGGCGCAGATGGTCGACATCTACCGCCGCCGCTACGAAAAGCATGGCCACGGCCAGGCCGACCAGGCCATCGTCGGCCTCGGCGGCCAGGTCTACATCGCAGACTCCGAGGAGCAGGCGAAGAAGGAGTTCCGCCCCTACTTCGACAACGCCCCGGTCTACGGCCACGGCCCCTCCCTCGAGGAGTTCACCGCGATGACCCCGCTGACCGTCGGCACCGTCGAGCAGGTCATCGAAAGCACCATGGCACACGCCGACTGGGTCGGGGACTACCAGCGCCAGCTCTTCCTCATGGACCACGCCGGCCTGCCCCTGGAGGTCGTGCTCAAGCAGATCGAGATCCTGGGCACCCAGGTCGTCCCGGAGGTCCGCCACCGCATGGAGGCCCGCCGCCCCGAGCACGTCCCCTCCGAACCGCCGACCCACGCCACCCTCAAGGCAGACCCGGGCCACCCCCACCACAAGGTCCGCCCCGGCAAGGACAATGCCTAACCCCCACAACCCCGAGCAGCACGAAAGGCACCTCCCCCATGCCCAGACTGACCGTCATCTCAGCGGGACTATCCAACCCTTCCTCCACCCGCACCCTGGCCGACCAGATCGCCGCGGCCGTCAACACCGCCGTCACCGCCCGCGGCGAAGCTCTGGAGATCAATGTCATCGAGCTCAAGAACCTCGCCGTCGACCTGGCCCACGCCATGGCCGCCGGTGGCATCAGCTCCGAAGCTCTGAGCGCGGCCAAGAAACAGCTCAGCGAAAGTGATGGCCTGCTCGTGGCCACCCCTGTATTCAAGGCCAGCTACACCGGGCTGCTCAAGATGTTCTTCGACGTCCTGGACGATGAGGCGATCAATGACATGCCCACCGTCATCGCCGCCACTGCCGGTACCGCCCGCCATGCACTGGTGCTCGAGCATGCCTTACGCCCCCTGCTCAGCTACATGCGGGCCCGCGTGCTGCCCACCGGAATCTTCGCCGCCACCGAGGATTTCGGTGGCGCTGAGGGCGCCGCCATTGAACGCCGTATCCAGCAAGCTGCCGAGGAACTGGCCGAGCTGATGCTCGCCCAGTCCGGCACCGTGGTCGGTGGACTGGCTGGCCCCACCTCGCGCAGCACCCGGGAACGCCACTCCGGTACCGACCTGGGGGAGGACTTCACCTCCTTCTCTGAGCTTTTGGCTGACTACGACGGCTCCTAGACGCTAATGTGAGGGCAAGCACAATTCCCCTCACCACTTCCGGAGGTTTCTTCCGTGATCAGCGTCTCCGACCTCTTCAGCATCGGCATCGGCCCATCTTCCTCACACACGGTGGGCCCGATGCGCGCCGCCCATGACTTCACCTCCCAGCTGCCCCAGTTCCCGGCGCGGGTGGAGGCGGAGCTCCGCGGCTCACTGTCCGCCACCGGCGCCGGACACGGCACCGACCGGGCGGTGATCCTGGGGCTGGTCGGATATGAGCCCACCACCCTCCCGGCGGATGTGGAGCCCGCGCCGGGCGAGGCGGTGCCTGCCCAGGGCACCCACTCCGGTCCAGCCGGGCAGCTGGAGTACTCCCTCATCTTCAATAATGAGGCGCTTCCCCAGCATCCCAACGGGATGATCCTGCGTGCCTTCGATGAGTCCGGGCAGCCCCTGGGTGAGACGATGGAGTATTTCTCCGTCGGTGGTGGCTTCATCCAGACCGCCCAGCAGCTGAGAGAGCAGCTGTCCGGTGAAGGCATCAAGGCAGGTGCCGCCTCCGCGGATCGTGAGATCCAGGTCCCCTACCCCTTCAATACCGCCGCAGAACTGCTGGAGCATTCTCAGCGGGAGGGCAAGTCCTTCGCCGAGATCGTGCTGGCCAATGAGATTGCCCTGACCCCCCCGGCAGAGGGCGCTGCCCAGCCCCCGGTCCTAGATCACCTGGATCGGGTGTGGGCGGCCATGAAGTCCTGTGTCTCCGCAGGTCTGGCCGCCAACGGCACTCTGCCGGGTGGCCTGGGTGTGGTCCGCCGCGCACCGCTGCTTTTCGACTCCCTGATGGAGGGTGGTTCCCGGCATACCCGGGGTGAGGGACTGGATGCGATGGAGTGGGTCAACCTCTACGCCCTGGCGGTCAATGAACAGAATGCCGCCGGTGGCCGGGTGGTCACCGCCCCCACCAATGGTGCCGCCGGAATCATCCCGGCAGTGCTGCACTATGCCCGGGATTTCCTCCGGGACTTCAGCATCGAGAAAGTTCATACCTTCCTGCTCACCGCCGGCGCGGTGGGGATCATCATCAAGCAGAATGCCTCGATCTCAGGTGCTGAGGTCGGCTGCCAGGGTGAGGTTGGTTCAGCCTCCGCCATGGCGGCGGCAGGACTCGCGGCGATCATCGGCGGCAGTCCCTCACAGGTGGAGAATGCCGCCGAAATCGCCCTGGAGCACAACCTCGGGCTGACCTGCGATCCCGTCGGCGGGCTGGTGCAGATCCCGTGCATCGAGCGCAATGCCATCGGCTCCGTGAAATCCATCAACGCCGCCCGGCTGGCCTGCATGGGTGAGGGAATTCACCGTGTCACCCTGGATGATGTGATCCGCACGATGGCGGAGACCGGCCGGGACATGCTCAGCAAGTACAAGGAGACCTCCATGGGTGGGCTGGCGGTCAATATTGGCATCTCGGTGGCTTTCACGGAGTGCTGAGATTTTCAAGTGCCGAGAGCTACCGGTGGGGCGCTGGGTAGCACCCACCGGAACCACGGCTCGGGATCTGCTGGGGATCCGTTCTCCCCGGGCAGGGACCAGCGGGCAGGGTAGTTCACATCAAAAAGCTTTTCACCCCCGCCGTCCTCCTCGCATTGCCCTATAGATACCGTGCATCACCACTTCTTCCCATATTTACGCAGCACACAAGCGTGACAAGATCGCTAATGTGTGGCATGGTGTACATTCGTTGCGCATCGGAGATTCCCTTAGGCCGGAGCGCGGGCCAGAGAGCCCGCCCTCCCCTTCCCGCGACCGCTACCCCCCCGAGTCCATTTAAGAAAACCGGGTGTTTCTGAGTCCGGGGAGACCCCTGCCGGTGAAGATGATCCATGATGACGCGGGAAACCTTCCGCGCCGCTGGCGGAGCCCGCTCCGGTTCGTAGGTTCAGTCCCAGGAAAAAGTGGGCTGATGCGAAAAAGTGCCCCACCCCGAGTGCGGCCACAAGGGGCCTTTTCGGCTGCCGGCAGGTGCGCAGATTCTCACGGGAAGAAATGCCCCTGCTGGCTGACCCGGAGCTCCGGGTCAGCCAGCAGGGGCATTACAAGGGACAGCCTGTTTAAGCCAGTGCCTGGGCCAGGTACTCCTGCACCTGAGCCAGGGCAACATCCTCCTGGGAATGCTCGGCCAGGTTCTTCACCGCCACGCTTCCATTGGCCAGCTCCTGGTCGCCCAGAACCAGGGCGAAACGGGCCTGGGCGCGGTCAGCACCCTTCATCGCACCCTTCAGGCCACGGTCACCATAGGCCATATCGGTGGAGATGCCGGCACCACGCAACTGGTTGACCAGACCGGCCATCGCCTTCTTGGCTGCTGCACCCAGAGCCACACCGTAGACGTCAACGCGGCGGTCCACACCCAGGCTGGAGAGGTCCACACCCTCAGCTTCCAGGGCCAGGAGGGTGCGGTCCACACCCAGGCCATAACCGATGCCGGAGAGATCCTGGCCACCGAGCTGACCCATCAGACCGTCATAGCGGCCGCCACCTCCGATGCCGGACTGCGCACCGAGACCATCGTGGACGAACTCGAAGCAGGTCTTGGTGTAGTAGTCCAGACCACGCACCATCCGCGGGTTGATCACATAGGGCACACCCATGTCATCAAGCAGGCCGGTGACGGTCTCAAAGTGCTCGCGGCAACCGGCATCCAGGTGGTCAAGCATGAGCGGGGCGTCCGCGGTCATCTCCTGCACCTCGGGACGCTTGTCATCGAGTACCCGCAGCGGGTTGAGTTCAGCACGCTGGCGGGTCTCCTCATCCAGCGGCAGCTTGAAGAGGAACTCCTGCAGCTTCTCCCGGTACGCCGGACGACAGTTGGCATCACCCAGGCTGGTCAGCTCCAAACGGAACTGGGACAGCCCCAGGCTGCGGTAACTTCGGTCCGCCACGGCGATGACCTCAGCATCCAGTGCCGGGTCGTCGATGCCGATGGCCTCGATGCCCACCTGCTGAAGCTGACGGTAACGACCCGCCTGGGGACGCTCATAACGGAAGAAGGGACCGGCGTAGTTCAGCTTGATGGGCAGCTGTCCACGGTCGAGGTTGTGCTCGATCACCGCGCGCATCACCCCTGCGGTGCCCTCGGGGCGCAGGGTCACCGAACGCTCACCACGGTCAGCAAAGGTGTACATCTCCTTGCTGACCACATCCGTGGACTCGCCGACGCCGCGGGCGAACAGCGTGGTGTCCTCGAAGATCGGCAGCTCGATGTGCTGGTAACCGGCCAAATGGGCCTGATTGGTGAAGGCCTCGCGCACGGCGAGGAACTTCGGGGACACCGGGGGTACGTAGTCCGGGACACCCTTCGGTGCGGACAGGGCCTGAAACTTCTGCTTATCGCTCACCCGAACAACTTTAGCCTGAGCTCAGCCTCAGGCCGGAGCCAGACCCTGCAAAAAGGGGTTACCGTGTCGCTCCGCCCGCATCGTGGTCATCGGACCATGACCGGGCAGCACCTGCACCTGGTCCGCCAGCCCCAGCACCGGGCCCCGCAGGGAATCCATCATCTGCGCCGGATCCGAACCCTCCAGGTCGGTACGCCCGATCGCCCCCTTGAAGAGGACATCCCCCGAGAAGCAGAGCTCCGCATTGTGCAACATCACTGACCCCGGCGAATGCCCCGGCGCGTGGCTGATCTCGAACTCCGTACCAGCTAGCCGGATACGCTCTCCCCCGTTGAGTTCCCGAAGATCATCGATGGGGGTCATACCCGCAGCCTCGAAAAGCACCTGGGAGTTCGCGGAGACCCCACGCCCACCCGCCAGCATGAAGGCGTCCTCGGGGTGGATGTAGACCGGCACATTCAGACGACGCGCCAGCGTCCCGGCATCACGGGTGTGGTCGATGTGCCCGTGGGTGAGGATGATCTTTTCCAGGCTTGCGTCATTTTGCTGGAGAAAGTCGAGAACCCGGTCATGCGTGTGCATGCCGGGATCAATGACGACCACCTGCTCCCCTTCATGAAGCAGGTAGCAATTGGTCTGGTAGGGGCCGGCGGAAAAACCCGAGATCTGCATGGATCAGAGTTTATCCGCAACCCTGGGGGTGCTTGTCGATGCCCCGCCAGGGCCGGGAAGGCAGGCTAGTTCAGCGCTGCGATGGCCGCATCGTAGTCCGGCTCCGTGGTGATCTCCGGAACCAGCTGCTCATAGACGATTTTGCCGTTCTCATCGGCGACGATGACCGCGCGGGCCAGCAGCCCCTTCAGCGGGGAGCCCTCCAGCTTCAGGCCATAGTCCTGGCCGAAGGTGGAACGGAAAGCGGAACCGGAGGTGACATTTTCGATGTTCTCAGCGGCGCAGAAACGACCCTGGGCGAAGGGCAGGTCATGGGAGACACACAGCACGGCGGTGTTCTCCAGGTCAGCGGCACGCTGGTTGAACTCCCGGACCGAGGCGGCGCAGACACCGGTGTCCACGGAGGGGAAGATGTTCAGCACGATGCGCTTACCTGCGAAATCAGCCTGGGAGATTTCACCGAGCTCAGAGCCGACCAGGGTGAAATCGGGGAGGGTCTCGCCGACCTGGGGCAGCTCGCCGGAGGTCTGGGTGGGGTCATTCTGAAAATTAGTGGTTGCCATAACCGCCAGGATAGGCATTTTTCAGGTCTCCTGCCACGGGGCTGTCGGAGTACCCCACCCCGACCCGGTCTCGGGGCCGGGGTGGCACCCGATCTCGCCCTGCGGGGCCGGGTACCGGGCCGGGCGCTACAATTATGCGGAGCAGATGGCCCGCGCTCGGGTTTCGCCACCTCCCAGCCGTCAAGCGTTGGGGGCTGGGACAGTGCGCGCCGGGACCATCCCTGGACAGTCCACCGACACGGCAGAGGAACTTCTACGTTGAGCAATAATAAGGAGCGCGGCGAGCAGTCGCTCGAGCAGCTGGACAAGGCACTCAAGGCACGCGACCGCAAGGAGAAGACAGGTCCCCTCAAGACCGTCGTCGCAGCGGCTGCCGCCATCGTCGTGGTGGTCGGCGGTATCTGGTTCGCCGCCACCCAGAATGGTGATGAAGAGGAGATCACCGCCGAGGAGACCTCCACCCAGCAGACCACTGAAGCCCCGGAGATTGAGCCGTTGGCCATGACCCGTGAGACTCCGCTGGCGGAAACTGTGGCCTGCACCTACGAGGAAACCGGCGATGCCGCCCGCGAGGTCAGCGTCCCGGCCGGGGAGGACATCCCCACCACCGGTACCGTCACCGTCAACCTGAGCACCAACCAGGGCAACATCGGTATGGAGCTGGACCGGAGCGTCTCCCCCTGCACCGTCAACGCCATCGAGCATCTGGCGGAAAATGACTACTATGACGACACCGTCTGCCACCGTCTGACCACCAGCGGGATCTTCGTGCTGCAGTGTGGTGACCCCAGCGGCAACGGTGCCGGTGGCCCGGGCTTCCAATTCGCCAATGAGTACCCCACCGATGAGGCCGATGAGGAAACCAGTGCGGTGATCTATCCGCGCGGTTCGATCGCCATGGCCAATGCCGGCCCCGGCACCAACGGTTCCCAGATCTTCCTGAACTACCAGGACTCCCCGTTGGCGCCGGACTACACCTACTTCGGTCAGATCTCCGAGGAAGGGCTCGCCACCCTCGATGCCATCGCCGAAAAGGGTGTGGAAGGCGGCGCCGGTGACGGCGCCCCCGTGGAAGAGGTCCGGATCGAAGAGGCCAGCATCGCCTAGTTGATTTTCTGAAAACCCGG is a genomic window containing:
- the tpx gene encoding thiol peroxidase, with protein sequence MATTNFQNDPTQTSGELPQVGETLPDFTLVGSELGEISQADFAGKRIVLNIFPSVDTGVCAASVREFNQRAADLENTAVLCVSHDLPFAQGRFCAAENIENVTSGSAFRSTFGQDYGLKLEGSPLKGLLARAVIVADENGKIVYEQLVPEITTEPDYDAAIAALN
- a CDS encoding peptidylprolyl isomerase, which encodes MSNNKERGEQSLEQLDKALKARDRKEKTGPLKTVVAAAAAIVVVVGGIWFAATQNGDEEEITAEETSTQQTTEAPEIEPLAMTRETPLAETVACTYEETGDAAREVSVPAGEDIPTTGTVTVNLSTNQGNIGMELDRSVSPCTVNAIEHLAENDYYDDTVCHRLTTSGIFVLQCGDPSGNGAGGPGFQFANEYPTDEADEETSAVIYPRGSIAMANAGPGTNGSQIFLNYQDSPLAPDYTYFGQISEEGLATLDAIAEKGVEGGAGDGAPVEEVRIEEASIA
- the hisS gene encoding histidine--tRNA ligase encodes the protein MSDKQKFQALSAPKGVPDYVPPVSPKFLAVREAFTNQAHLAGYQHIELPIFEDTTLFARGVGESTDVVSKEMYTFADRGERSVTLRPEGTAGVMRAVIEHNLDRGQLPIKLNYAGPFFRYERPQAGRYRQLQQVGIEAIGIDDPALDAEVIAVADRSYRSLGLSQFRLELTSLGDANCRPAYREKLQEFLFKLPLDEETRQRAELNPLRVLDDKRPEVQEMTADAPLMLDHLDAGCREHFETVTGLLDDMGVPYVINPRMVRGLDYYTKTCFEFVHDGLGAQSGIGGGGRYDGLMGQLGGQDLSGIGYGLGVDRTLLALEAEGVDLSSLGVDRRVDVYGVALGAAAKKAMAGLVNQLRGAGISTDMAYGDRGLKGAMKGADRAQARFALVLGDQELANGSVAVKNLAEHSQEDVALAQVQEYLAQALA
- a CDS encoding MBL fold metallo-hydrolase — translated: MQISGFSAGPYQTNCYLLHEGEQVVVIDPGMHTHDRVLDFLQQNDASLEKIILTHGHIDHTRDAGTLARRLNVPVYIHPEDAFMLAGGRGVSANSQVLFEAAGMTPIDDLRELNGGERIRLAGTEFEISHAPGHSPGSVMLHNAELCFSGDVLFKGAIGRTDLEGSDPAQMMDSLRGPVLGLADQVQVLPGHGPMTTMRAERHGNPFLQGLAPA